A genomic region of Runella rosea contains the following coding sequences:
- a CDS encoding DUF2279 domain-containing protein, producing MKFHLTISLLLVLVLNISLIGFAQSDSVSQTPIFHKGRFAAVVATEAALYAGTMSYLNFIWYKDEKRVPFEFYNDAKGYLQVDKFGHAYGAYLESYVGYKALRWSGASKKKALLYGGTLGFLLQSPIEIVDGFYEGWGFSWSDMAANAVGSGMVIGQELLFDEQIMKYKFSFRRSPYSKLANGYLGTTFAGQILQDYNAHTYWFSIGLNRIIRSEHIPDWLNIDVGYGANGMFGEFENIKKWGNVVIPPTQRYRQFLFSLDIDWTKIKTKNRFLNQVFQSMFMIKLPFPAIEINTRNGFQLYGIYY from the coding sequence ATGAAATTTCATTTAACTATTTCGTTGCTGCTTGTATTGGTGTTGAATATCTCTTTGATAGGTTTTGCCCAATCTGATTCAGTTTCACAAACCCCCATCTTTCACAAAGGCCGCTTTGCGGCAGTGGTCGCTACCGAGGCTGCGCTGTATGCTGGCACGATGTCTTACCTGAATTTTATTTGGTATAAAGACGAAAAACGGGTACCATTTGAATTTTATAACGACGCCAAAGGCTACCTGCAAGTGGATAAATTCGGGCATGCTTACGGGGCGTATTTGGAAAGTTATGTGGGTTACAAAGCCCTACGGTGGTCGGGAGCTTCTAAGAAAAAAGCGTTGTTGTATGGTGGTACTTTGGGTTTTTTGTTACAGTCACCGATTGAGATCGTGGATGGTTTTTACGAAGGATGGGGTTTTTCGTGGAGCGATATGGCCGCCAACGCCGTGGGCAGCGGGATGGTCATTGGCCAAGAATTGCTGTTTGACGAACAAATCATGAAGTATAAATTCAGTTTTCGACGTTCGCCCTATTCAAAACTTGCCAACGGCTACTTGGGAACAACCTTTGCCGGGCAGATTCTACAGGATTACAACGCCCACACGTATTGGTTCAGCATTGGCCTCAATCGTATTATCCGTTCGGAGCATATTCCAGATTGGCTCAATATTGACGTGGGGTACGGTGCCAACGGTATGTTTGGTGAATTTGAAAATATAAAGAAATGGGGCAATGTGGTGATTCCGCCTACCCAACGCTACCGGCAATTTTTGTTTTCGTTGGACATTGATTGGACAAAAATCAAAACAAAGAACCGATTTCTAAATCAGGTCTTCCAAAGCATGTTTATGATAAAACTGCCCTTTCCCGCCATTGAAATCAACACCCGAAACGGATTTCAATTGTATGGAATTTACTATTGA